A portion of the Calothrix sp. 336/3 genome contains these proteins:
- a CDS encoding DUF4330 domain-containing protein, whose translation MAMLDSQGRLFGKFNLLDVGATLVILLVLFGIFLFPGSTGSVAQVGSKTVPIEVDLVVRGLNVRNPQSLYSQGLTKGGKTNVIIRNQPHGKIDIKSITPLPRTLTVPQPDGSIKELPDPRENNFSTDMLLTLEGKAQLTENGPVIGNSKVKIGMPFELEGFNYNFNASVIDVRINN comes from the coding sequence ATGGCTATGCTTGATTCTCAAGGTCGTCTATTCGGCAAGTTTAATCTTTTAGACGTTGGTGCTACCTTAGTGATTCTACTAGTTCTCTTTGGAATCTTCTTATTTCCTGGCAGCACTGGTTCTGTTGCCCAAGTTGGCAGTAAAACAGTACCCATTGAAGTGGATTTAGTTGTTCGAGGTTTAAATGTCCGTAATCCCCAAAGTCTTTATAGTCAAGGATTAACTAAGGGTGGAAAAACTAATGTCATTATCCGTAATCAACCCCACGGAAAAATAGATATTAAATCCATTACGCCATTACCTAGAACTCTGACTGTACCTCAACCGGATGGCTCTATCAAAGAATTACCTGACCCCAGAGAAAATAATTTTAGTACAGATATGTTACTAACTCTAGAAGGAAAAGCTCAATTGACTGAGAATGGTCCGGTCATCGGAAACAGTAAAGTTAAAATCGGTATGCCTTTTGAATTAGAGGGATTTAATTATAATTTTAATGCCAGTGTAATTGATGTGCGAATCAACAACTAG
- a CDS encoding serpin family protein, with the protein MKQKIGHTWENFLQRRYGVRLGRRYALAAAGIVLMGVLGCSSVTDNQSAVAQPSLPASESQIKSKKPVPDAKVVAASNRFGWKLFAEIWKKDSKKNIFVSPSSVAIALAMTYNGASGTTQQAMGKALELQGISLNQVNNAYSALTSLLENPEEKVQLKIANSLWAKKDFAFKSGFLQRNRDFYQAKITNLDFQDSRSAGKINQWVEEKTQGKIKNIVDTIPANQVLFLINAIYFKGNWTQEFDKKQTANHPFFLASGKQQQHSMMSQSGDFRYYENQQFQSVSLPYGKDGKISMYIFLPKRNTNLNNFVKTLNAGNWDKWMTSFTKREGLVRLPKFKINYEIQLKPALAALGMGEAFTDKANFSAMGKNLAISQVKHKTFVEVNEEGTEAAAATSVGIVATSARVPAEQPFRMIVDRPFFTAIRDNQTGSILFMGAIAEPK; encoded by the coding sequence ATGAAGCAGAAAATTGGTCATACATGGGAAAATTTTTTACAAAGACGCTATGGCGTGCGTTTAGGTAGACGTTATGCTCTGGCGGCGGCTGGAATTGTATTGATGGGGGTTTTGGGTTGTTCCTCAGTCACCGACAATCAAAGTGCTGTTGCCCAACCAAGCTTACCTGCTTCAGAATCTCAAATTAAGTCAAAAAAACCAGTTCCCGATGCCAAAGTTGTAGCTGCGAGCAATCGCTTTGGCTGGAAGTTATTTGCAGAAATTTGGAAAAAAGATAGTAAGAAAAATATTTTTGTTTCACCTTCTAGTGTGGCGATCGCCCTAGCTATGACTTATAACGGTGCTAGCGGTACAACTCAGCAAGCTATGGGGAAAGCCCTAGAATTACAGGGTATTAGTCTGAACCAAGTCAATAATGCCTACTCTGCTTTGACATCCCTATTAGAAAATCCTGAGGAAAAAGTACAATTAAAGATTGCCAATTCCCTTTGGGCGAAGAAAGATTTTGCCTTTAAATCCGGATTTTTGCAAAGAAATCGAGATTTTTACCAAGCTAAAATTACTAATTTAGATTTTCAAGATTCCCGCTCTGCTGGAAAAATTAACCAATGGGTAGAGGAAAAAACCCAGGGGAAAATTAAAAATATTGTTGATACTATTCCCGCCAATCAAGTTCTATTTCTGATAAATGCCATTTATTTTAAAGGTAATTGGACTCAAGAATTTGACAAAAAACAAACTGCTAACCATCCATTTTTTCTAGCTTCTGGTAAGCAACAACAACACTCCATGATGTCCCAGTCTGGAGACTTTCGTTATTATGAGAATCAGCAATTTCAGTCTGTGAGCCTACCCTATGGCAAAGATGGCAAGATTAGTATGTATATCTTTTTGCCCAAGCGAAATACAAATTTAAATAATTTTGTCAAAACCTTGAATGCCGGAAATTGGGATAAATGGATGACTTCATTTACTAAAAGAGAAGGATTGGTGCGTTTACCCAAATTTAAAATAAACTATGAAATTCAACTGAAGCCCGCTTTAGCAGCTTTAGGTATGGGTGAAGCTTTTACAGATAAAGCCAATTTCTCCGCTATGGGAAAAAATCTGGCGATTAGTCAAGTTAAGCATAAAACCTTTGTGGAAGTGAATGAAGAAGGGACAGAAGCAGCAGCAGCAACATCCGTGGGAATTGTCGCCACCTCTGCCCGTGTCCCCGCAGAGCAACCCTTTCGGATGATTGTTGACCGTCCCTTTTTTACGGCAATTCGAGATAATCAGACTGGTAGTATTTTATTTATGGGAGCGATCGCCGAGCCCAAATAG
- a CDS encoding AI-2E family transporter — MQTRKLIDWWHTLTPIARIGAIALFAPLLVLNGWALSAIFHYFHSLIIILVGASVLAFLLNYPVTWMEAHGVKREPVAILVFLIALSILLALGVTLFPLALTQAQQLVARLPELIDSGRSQLMILNEKAESMGLPLNLDALLVQINDRVKGQLQAIAGQVLNLAVVTFTSLLDFLLTMVLTFYLLQHGDELWHSLVEWLPKRFRDPFSDTVRLSFQNFFISQLISSTCMASALIPIFLWLKVPFGLLFGLTIGIMALVPFGGSVGIAVTTSLVTLQDFWMGARVLIAALIVQQILENLIAPRILGSFTGLNPVWVLISVLTGARVGGLLGVIVAVPTAVVIKTALGALRPTMANSDAHENSNSQTEIAALPGKEESSSMSISPGVQS, encoded by the coding sequence ATGCAGACACGCAAGCTCATTGACTGGTGGCATACACTAACACCCATCGCTCGTATCGGCGCGATCGCTCTGTTTGCTCCGTTGTTAGTTCTTAATGGCTGGGCATTATCGGCTATTTTCCATTACTTTCATTCCTTGATTATCATTTTGGTGGGAGCCTCTGTATTGGCTTTTCTACTTAACTACCCTGTCACTTGGATGGAAGCTCATGGTGTCAAGCGTGAGCCCGTGGCTATTTTAGTGTTCTTAATCGCGTTATCTATTTTGTTAGCATTGGGGGTGACACTTTTTCCGCTAGCTTTGACACAGGCACAGCAATTAGTTGCCCGTCTACCAGAGTTAATCGATTCTGGACGCTCTCAGTTGATGATATTGAATGAAAAAGCTGAGAGTATGGGTTTACCGCTCAATCTTGATGCTTTATTAGTACAAATCAACGATCGCGTCAAAGGACAATTACAGGCGATCGCTGGACAAGTTTTAAATCTGGCTGTAGTTACTTTCACCAGCTTACTCGACTTTCTGTTGACTATGGTCTTGACTTTCTATCTCCTACAACATGGAGATGAGCTATGGCATAGTCTGGTGGAATGGTTACCAAAAAGATTTCGTGATCCCTTTTCAGATACTGTCCGTTTAAGTTTTCAAAATTTCTTCATCAGCCAATTAATTTCTTCAACCTGTATGGCATCAGCCTTAATTCCCATCTTTCTCTGGCTGAAAGTGCCCTTTGGTTTACTCTTTGGCTTAACTATCGGCATTATGGCGTTAGTTCCCTTCGGTGGTTCTGTAGGTATCGCTGTCACCACTTCTTTAGTCACCCTACAGGATTTCTGGATGGGGGCTAGGGTGCTGATAGCTGCCCTGATTGTCCAGCAAATTTTAGAAAACTTAATTGCACCACGAATTTTGGGGAGTTTTACGGGTTTAAATCCTGTGTGGGTATTAATTTCTGTCCTGACTGGTGCCAGAGTCGGTGGACTTTTAGGAGTTATTGTCGCAGTACCAACGGCGGTAGTCATTAAGACTGCTTTAGGTGCTTTACGTCCCACCATGGCAAATAGTGATGCCCATGAAAATTCCAACTCACAGACTGAGATAGCTGCACTCCCTGGTAAAGAGGAATCATCATCTATGAGTATTTCTCCTGGAGTTCAGAGTTGA
- a CDS encoding LCP family protein, whose translation MTIQGSSPSASGSNTKNLNMSHPKTGRWLWFWMGMSGIAMVSATAGALLAVSLTSTPLMQANLTPEQAAVFDSDRISGNGLKFSELTRPVNVLVMGMSVLPPDVKNSTTDTKKLGYLPQVNSFDGLSDVMLLIRFDPEKKKMTMLSIPRDTRTQIEGHGVKKINAANTFGGPALTAQTTSNLLSGVGIDRYIRINVLGVGKLIDALGGVTVYVPKDMKYQDDSQHLYINLKAGKQHLNGEQALQLLRFRHDENGDIGRIQRQQMVMRALMDQSLNPTTVAKTPQILNVVKEHIDTNLTVEELLALAGFGVRTNRSNMQMVMLPGRFSEKQEFDASYWIADNRRVKSMMKQHFDIQSDEQTEETVTDPASLRIAIQDNTGTEKTNLRPLVRILEKAGYRNIYIAKSLSNEPLEVSHIVAQQGDGGSADLVRNALGFGEVRVESTGNLGSDISIQVGKDWLQKRDLSEQQPQR comes from the coding sequence GTGACCATTCAAGGAAGTTCCCCGTCTGCATCCGGTTCAAATACAAAAAATCTGAATATGAGTCATCCAAAAACAGGGCGCTGGCTATGGTTTTGGATGGGAATGAGCGGTATTGCCATGGTGTCAGCTACTGCGGGAGCGTTGTTGGCAGTTTCTTTGACTAGTACACCTTTGATGCAGGCAAATCTCACTCCTGAGCAAGCGGCAGTATTTGATAGCGATCGCATCTCAGGAAATGGCTTGAAATTCTCTGAACTCACACGTCCTGTAAACGTTCTGGTTATGGGAATGAGTGTCTTGCCACCAGATGTCAAAAATTCCACTACAGACACAAAAAAACTTGGCTACCTGCCCCAAGTCAATTCTTTTGATGGCTTATCTGATGTCATGCTTCTGATCAGATTCGATCCAGAAAAGAAAAAAATGACCATGCTATCTATTCCCCGCGATACCCGTACGCAAATTGAAGGGCATGGAGTCAAGAAAATAAATGCTGCCAATACCTTTGGAGGACCAGCATTAACGGCTCAAACCACCAGTAATCTTTTGTCGGGAGTAGGTATTGACCGCTACATCAGAATTAATGTTCTAGGGGTTGGCAAACTGATAGATGCTTTGGGAGGGGTGACTGTCTATGTTCCCAAAGATATGAAATATCAAGATGATTCCCAACACTTGTATATCAATCTCAAGGCTGGGAAGCAACACTTAAATGGTGAGCAAGCCCTGCAATTGCTACGTTTCCGTCATGACGAGAATGGTGATATTGGGCGTATCCAGCGTCAACAAATGGTGATGCGAGCGCTCATGGATCAAAGCCTTAACCCGACAACCGTTGCCAAAACACCACAAATTCTGAATGTTGTCAAAGAACACATTGATACGAACTTGACAGTGGAAGAATTATTAGCATTAGCAGGTTTTGGCGTGCGTACAAATCGCTCAAATATGCAAATGGTCATGCTTCCCGGTCGCTTTAGCGAGAAACAAGAGTTTGATGCTAGCTATTGGATTGCAGACAATCGCCGCGTCAAGAGTATGATGAAACAACATTTTGATATTCAATCCGATGAACAGACGGAGGAAACAGTTACTGACCCTGCATCCCTAAGAATTGCGATTCAAGACAACACAGGTACTGAAAAAACTAACCTGCGTCCCCTAGTGAGAATCCTGGAAAAAGCGGGATATCGTAATATTTACATCGCTAAAAGCTTGTCCAATGAACCCTTGGAAGTTTCTCATATTGTTGCCCAGCAGGGTGATGGTGGTAGTGCGGATTTGGTACGCAATGCTTTGGGATTTGGTGAGGTGAGAGTTGAAAGTACGGGCAATCTCGGTTCCGATATTAGTATCCAAGTTGGCAAAGACTGGTTACAAAAAAGAGACTTATCTGAGCAACAGCCACAAAGATAA
- a CDS encoding alpha/beta fold hydrolase, with protein MTTTSAIALNPTKTWFWQGFPICYQTQGTTGPAVVLVHGFGASWGHWRKNIPSLATNCRVFAIDLLGFGDSAKPTPGEKISYNFETWAQQIADFCREIIQEPAILVGNSIGCIAVMQTAVSYPDTARGVALINCSLRLLHDSKLQNLPWLRRAGAPLLQKILSIKAVGRFFFHQIARPNTVKKILLQAYGSPQAVTDELVDILMQPAADPGAADVFLAFTAYSSGPLPEELLPKLPCPAIILWGTADPWEPIELGRELGDFPAVMKFIPLEGVGHCPQDEAPEIVNLILQDWIWEMNRAIDRKV; from the coding sequence ATGACAACTACATCAGCGATCGCCCTAAATCCAACAAAAACATGGTTTTGGCAAGGTTTTCCCATTTGCTATCAAACCCAGGGAACCACTGGACCCGCTGTGGTTTTGGTACATGGTTTCGGTGCTTCCTGGGGTCATTGGCGGAAAAATATTCCTAGTCTCGCAACTAACTGCCGAGTCTTTGCCATTGATTTATTAGGTTTTGGTGATTCTGCCAAACCCACTCCAGGAGAAAAAATTTCCTATAATTTTGAAACTTGGGCACAGCAAATTGCCGATTTTTGCCGCGAGATTATCCAAGAGCCAGCAATTTTAGTTGGCAATTCCATCGGTTGTATTGCGGTTATGCAAACTGCTGTCAGCTATCCAGATACAGCTCGGGGTGTAGCCCTGATTAATTGTTCTCTACGTTTACTCCATGATAGTAAGCTGCAAAATCTACCATGGCTCAGGCGTGCAGGTGCACCTCTTTTACAAAAAATTCTATCCATTAAAGCTGTAGGTCGGTTTTTCTTCCATCAAATTGCCCGACCAAATACAGTCAAAAAAATCCTGCTCCAAGCCTATGGTAGCCCCCAGGCAGTCACAGATGAATTAGTAGATATTCTGATGCAACCGGCGGCAGATCCAGGGGCAGCAGATGTATTTCTTGCCTTTACAGCCTATTCCAGTGGTCCCTTGCCAGAGGAATTGTTACCAAAATTACCCTGTCCAGCAATTATTCTTTGGGGAACTGCTGACCCGTGGGAACCCATAGAATTAGGGCGAGAATTAGGAGACTTTCCCGCAGTGATGAAATTTATCCCTTTAGAAGGGGTGGGACATTGCCCCCAAGATGAAGCTCCAGAGATTGTCAATCTGATACTACAAGATTGGATTTGGGAGATGAATAGAGCAATTGATCGGAAAGTTTAA
- a CDS encoding thioredoxin family protein codes for MNTLETINTPIGGYAPDFELPGTDHQVHHLSRYLEKFRAVGVISLCNHCPFVKSYIYRLKEIQNRFSASGVTLIGLNGDENNQLPGENFEQMQLFAQEWELNFPYIWDPTQDVVRSFGAIATPMAFLIDQTGVVRYRGQIDDSPYYPQLAKKHYLQQAIACLLQQKTIPVSETPPLGTTLVWRN; via the coding sequence ATGAATACACTCGAAACGATAAACACTCCCATCGGGGGCTACGCACCAGATTTTGAATTACCCGGCACCGATCATCAGGTACATCATCTCAGTCGATATCTGGAAAAATTTCGTGCGGTTGGTGTGATTTCTCTGTGTAACCACTGTCCTTTTGTCAAGTCGTATATCTATCGCCTCAAGGAAATTCAAAACAGGTTCAGCGCTAGTGGAGTCACATTAATTGGTTTGAATGGTGATGAGAATAACCAACTTCCTGGGGAAAATTTTGAACAGATGCAGCTTTTTGCTCAAGAATGGGAATTAAATTTTCCTTATATTTGGGATCCGACTCAGGATGTAGTGCGTAGCTTTGGAGCGATCGCCACACCCATGGCATTTTTAATCGATCAAACTGGTGTAGTGCGTTATCGCGGGCAGATTGACGATAGTCCTTATTATCCTCAATTAGCAAAAAAACATTATCTACAGCAGGCGATCGCCTGTCTTTTGCAGCAGAAAACTATCCCTGTGAGCGAAACTCCGCCCCTCGGTACAACTCTAGTCTGGCGAAACTAG
- the pyrH gene encoding UMP kinase, with amino-acid sequence MGTHYRRVLLKLSGEALMGNMGYGIDPEVVKEIGQEVAEVVATGVQIAIVVGGGNIFRGVKAASAGMDRATADYIGMIATVMNAMTLQDSLERMGIQTRVQTAIAMQELAEPYIRRRAIRHLEKGRVVIFGAGSGNPFFTTDTTAALRAAEIEAEVIFKATKVDGIYDADPHIYPDAKRYNTLTYSHVLAKDLRVMDSTAIALCKENNIPILVFDLGERGNIRRAVLGESIGTLVGGSCEIS; translated from the coding sequence ATGGGAACACATTACCGACGGGTTTTACTTAAACTGAGCGGTGAAGCCTTAATGGGCAACATGGGCTATGGAATTGATCCAGAGGTGGTCAAAGAAATAGGACAAGAGGTAGCAGAGGTGGTAGCCACTGGTGTACAGATTGCTATCGTTGTGGGCGGTGGCAATATTTTTCGTGGTGTCAAAGCGGCATCTGCGGGGATGGACAGGGCAACGGCTGACTACATCGGCATGATTGCCACGGTAATGAATGCCATGACACTGCAAGACTCCCTCGAACGTATGGGAATACAGACAAGAGTCCAAACGGCGATCGCCATGCAAGAGCTAGCAGAACCCTATATTCGTCGTCGCGCCATCCGTCATCTGGAAAAGGGACGGGTGGTTATTTTTGGTGCAGGTTCTGGTAACCCCTTCTTTACTACAGATACGACTGCGGCACTACGGGCAGCGGAAATTGAAGCAGAGGTAATTTTTAAAGCCACCAAGGTAGATGGTATCTATGATGCCGATCCCCACATTTACCCTGATGCTAAACGTTACAATACCCTTACCTATAGTCATGTTTTGGCAAAAGACTTGCGAGTAATGGACAGTACCGCGATAGCCTTGTGTAAGGAAAATAATATCCCAATTCTGGTATTTGACTTAGGTGAGCGGGGTAACATCCGCCGTGCCGTTTTGGGAGAATCTATTGGCACCCTTGTGGGAGGTTCTTGTGAAATTAGCTGA
- the frr gene encoding ribosome recycling factor, producing MKLAEAESTMQKTVEATQRAFNTIRTGRANASLLDKVTVDYYGSPTPLKSLANINTPDATTLLIQPYDRSTLSLIEKAISMSDVGLTPSNDGSVIRLNIPPLTSDRRKELVKLAAKYAEEGRVGIRNIRRDTQDFIRKQEKNSEISEDESRDQLDKLQKLTDKYTAKITEILAEKEKDISIV from the coding sequence GTGAAATTAGCTGAAGCTGAGAGTACGATGCAAAAGACCGTTGAAGCAACTCAACGAGCTTTTAATACAATTCGCACTGGTAGAGCCAATGCGAGTTTATTGGATAAGGTAACGGTGGATTATTATGGTTCACCTACTCCTTTAAAGTCCCTGGCTAATATCAATACGCCAGATGCGACTACACTCTTGATTCAGCCTTACGATCGCAGTACCTTAAGTTTGATTGAAAAGGCTATTTCCATGTCAGATGTGGGTTTAACCCCCAGTAATGATGGTTCTGTTATTCGTTTGAATATTCCCCCACTGACGAGCGATCGCCGCAAAGAACTAGTCAAACTCGCTGCAAAATATGCTGAGGAAGGACGTGTAGGTATTCGCAATATCCGTCGTGATACTCAAGATTTCATCCGTAAACAGGAGAAAAACTCGGAAATCTCTGAGGATGAATCGCGGGATCAACTGGATAAATTGCAAAAGTTGACCGATAAATATACTGCCAAAATCACAGAAATCCTGGCTGAGAAAGAAAAAGACATTAGTATTGTCTAA
- a CDS encoding geranylgeranyl reductase family protein, with product MYDCIIVGAGPAGGTAAYHLAKQGRSVLVIEKEPLPRYKACGGGVSPAIAQWFDFDFSPAISTKADTIRCTWKMADPVESALGTPEPVWMVKRDVFDHFLVQQAQSKGAELKDNTEVTGIEFQSDHWQVNTKNGAFSGKYLIAADGAKGPMAKWLGFKERKLRLAESVEVSANTSGNQVAEFEFGLVKNGYLWNFPKADSYSISVGSFIGGDPQDYRKQLQEYCQTLGLDFKGAKTYTHAMCLWNGNQTLHTQNAVIAGEAAAIVDPFTGEGIRPSMFTGMLAADAVHQSLSGDRAALEKYSDAVNEQWGTEMAWAQKLAGIFYRFPGVGYKVGVKRPTAVGMMGKILCGELRYGDVAGRAIKRLTPFG from the coding sequence ATGTATGACTGTATCATTGTCGGCGCGGGACCAGCAGGTGGTACGGCAGCGTATCATTTAGCCAAACAGGGGCGCTCAGTACTGGTAATTGAGAAAGAACCCTTACCTAGATACAAAGCCTGTGGAGGTGGTGTATCACCTGCGATCGCCCAATGGTTTGATTTTGATTTTTCTCCAGCGATTTCTACTAAAGCAGATACAATTCGCTGTACTTGGAAAATGGCGGATCCTGTTGAATCAGCCCTAGGTACTCCAGAACCTGTATGGATGGTGAAGCGGGATGTTTTTGATCATTTCCTGGTACAACAGGCGCAGAGTAAAGGTGCAGAACTTAAGGATAATACAGAAGTTACAGGTATTGAATTTCAGAGTGATCATTGGCAAGTCAATACAAAAAATGGAGCCTTTAGCGGTAAATATTTGATTGCTGCTGATGGTGCTAAGGGACCAATGGCAAAATGGCTAGGCTTTAAAGAGCGTAAGCTGCGATTGGCTGAATCTGTGGAGGTATCAGCTAATACCTCTGGTAATCAGGTGGCGGAATTTGAGTTTGGTTTGGTGAAAAACGGCTACCTGTGGAATTTCCCCAAAGCCGATAGCTATTCTATTAGTGTGGGTAGTTTTATTGGCGGGGATCCCCAAGACTATCGCAAACAACTTCAGGAATATTGCCAAACATTGGGTTTAGATTTCAAAGGTGCTAAAACTTACACCCACGCCATGTGTTTGTGGAATGGTAATCAGACCCTACATACCCAAAACGCAGTCATTGCTGGGGAAGCTGCTGCTATTGTAGATCCCTTTACTGGTGAGGGTATTCGCCCTTCCATGTTTACTGGAATGTTAGCTGCTGATGCTGTTCACCAATCCTTGTCTGGCGATCGCGCTGCTCTGGAAAAATACTCAGACGCAGTGAACGAGCAATGGGGAACAGAAATGGCTTGGGCGCAAAAACTAGCAGGTATCTTTTATCGTTTTCCTGGTGTTGGCTACAAAGTTGGAGTTAAACGTCCTACTGCTGTCGGTATGATGGGTAAAATTCTCTGTGGGGAATTACGTTATGGAGATGTTGCTGGTCGGGCAATTAAGCGTTTAACTCCCTTCGGTTAA
- a CDS encoding CPBP family intramembrane glutamic endopeptidase, with product MTWVVFWLPIAAIILFFLPSTSQENLAAEKKIPLVISLYSLAPIILWLMNQFREISYNSYGLWLNLSTILTLVVGCLLGVITLTAVFSCQLLWGWCQLQKQNFSQLPPILFSIFLIALVISAVEELIFRGFLLTELAQVNGIWLAAIASSVIFAVLHLVWEQRETIPQIPGLWLMGIVLVGARLVNHDNLGLAWGLHTGWVWAIACIDTAGLITYTGKVPEWVTGKYQKPLAGVTGITCLLITAIVLALGKGI from the coding sequence GTGACTTGGGTAGTTTTCTGGCTACCAATTGCGGCAATTATACTGTTTTTCCTGCCATCGACATCCCAGGAAAATTTAGCAGCAGAAAAAAAAATACCCCTAGTGATTTCTCTGTATAGTCTGGCTCCAATTATTTTGTGGCTGATGAATCAATTTAGGGAGATTTCCTATAACAGCTATGGTTTGTGGCTGAATTTATCGACAATTCTCACTTTAGTGGTCGGTTGTCTCTTGGGTGTAATCACTTTAACTGCGGTGTTTAGCTGCCAATTGCTGTGGGGATGGTGTCAACTGCAAAAGCAAAATTTTTCCCAGCTACCACCAATTCTTTTCTCAATTTTTTTGATTGCTTTAGTAATTAGTGCTGTCGAAGAATTGATATTTCGAGGATTTCTCCTGACAGAATTAGCTCAAGTGAATGGGATATGGTTAGCAGCAATAGCTTCTAGTGTGATTTTTGCTGTTTTACACCTTGTTTGGGAGCAACGAGAAACAATACCACAAATTCCTGGATTGTGGCTGATGGGCATAGTATTAGTGGGGGCAAGATTAGTCAATCATGACAACTTAGGTTTAGCCTGGGGATTGCATACAGGTTGGGTGTGGGCGATCGCCTGCATTGACACCGCAGGATTAATTACTTACACAGGCAAAGTTCCAGAATGGGTGACAGGTAAATATCAAAAGCCCTTAGCAGGAGTCACGGGAATTACTTGTTTGCTAATTACTGCTATAGTTCTGGCATTAGGTAAAGGTATCTAG
- a CDS encoding AbrB family transcriptional regulator encodes MTETAIAPLTGKALLAKVKELSSLPRRERAKQCGYYTTTKGGQVRVNLTDFYDALLSARGIPLSPETPKDGRGREPTYRVSVHQNGQIVIGATYTKAMGLKSGDEFVIKLGYKHIHLIQVDSDGKGSQQDIDDEVDDVEEE; translated from the coding sequence ATGACTGAAACCGCAATCGCACCTTTAACCGGAAAAGCACTACTAGCTAAAGTCAAAGAACTTTCTAGTTTGCCGCGTCGAGAAAGAGCCAAACAGTGTGGCTATTACACTACAACTAAAGGTGGTCAAGTAAGAGTAAACCTGACCGACTTTTATGATGCTTTGTTGTCTGCTAGAGGAATTCCTCTGAGTCCAGAAACTCCAAAAGATGGTCGTGGTCGTGAACCGACCTATCGTGTAAGTGTTCATCAAAATGGTCAAATTGTGATTGGTGCTACCTACACCAAAGCAATGGGCTTAAAATCTGGTGATGAGTTTGTGATTAAGCTCGGATATAAACATATCCACTTAATTCAAGTTGATTCCGATGGCAAGGGAAGTCAGCAAGATATTGATGACGAAGTAGACGATGTAGAAGAAGAATAA
- a CDS encoding succinate dehydrogenase/fumarate reductase iron-sulfur subunit yields MEVAFKVIRQTQNSSAIAKDSVSRSITQTYILQVEPGNTILDCLNQIKWEQDGTLAFRKNCRNTICGSCAIRINGRSALACKENVGGEISRLQAITPGEKQENSLPEITIAPLGNMPVIKDLVVDMDGFWNDLERVAPYVSTAARQVPEREFLQTPAERSLLDQTGNCIMCGACYSECNAKEVNPDFVGPHALAKAYRMVADNRDSNTANRLEEYNTSTSGVWGCTRCYYCNEVCPMEVAPLEQISKIKQEILERKQASDSRSIRHRKVLVDLVKSGGWIDERQFGLQVMGNYFRDIKGLLSIAPLGLRMLTKGKFPLSFEASEGTEQVRSLINAVQKEEKKQ; encoded by the coding sequence ATGGAAGTCGCTTTCAAAGTTATTCGACAAACACAAAATTCTTCGGCGATCGCCAAGGATAGTGTTTCTAGGAGCATCACTCAAACTTATATTTTGCAGGTTGAGCCAGGGAATACTATCCTGGATTGCCTCAACCAAATTAAATGGGAGCAGGATGGGACACTAGCTTTTCGGAAAAATTGCCGTAATACGATTTGTGGTAGTTGTGCTATCCGGATTAATGGACGTTCTGCCCTTGCTTGTAAGGAAAATGTCGGTGGTGAAATATCCCGCTTACAGGCAATCACACCGGGCGAAAAACAGGAAAATTCCCTACCGGAAATCACGATCGCTCCCTTGGGTAATATGCCAGTTATCAAGGATTTAGTCGTAGATATGGATGGTTTCTGGAATGATTTAGAACGAGTTGCTCCCTATGTGAGTACAGCTGCTAGACAAGTACCAGAGCGAGAATTTTTGCAAACTCCTGCTGAGCGATCGCTTCTAGATCAAACTGGTAACTGTATTATGTGTGGTGCTTGTTACTCAGAATGTAACGCCAAGGAAGTTAACCCCGATTTTGTCGGACCCCATGCCTTAGCGAAGGCTTACCGGATGGTAGCAGATAACCGTGACAGTAATACTGCCAATCGTCTAGAAGAATACAATACAAGTACATCTGGTGTTTGGGGTTGTACCCGTTGCTACTACTGCAATGAAGTTTGCCCTATGGAAGTCGCACCTCTAGAGCAAATCAGTAAAATTAAACAAGAAATCCTGGAACGTAAACAGGCAAGTGATAGTCGCTCCATCCGCCATCGTAAGGTATTGGTAGACCTAGTGAAATCTGGTGGTTGGATTGACGAACGGCAATTTGGTTTACAAGTAATGGGTAATTATTTTCGTGATATTAAAGGTTTACTGAGTATTGCTCCCCTGGGTTTACGTATGCTTACCAAGGGTAAATTTCCCTTGAGTTTTGAAGCTTCTGAGGGAACCGAGCAGGTGCGATCGCTAATTAACGCCGTGCAAAAAGAAGAGAAGAAGCAATAG